In Candidatus Wallbacteria bacterium, the sequence GATATGAATAAATGGGCGCGGAACGCGGCTCTGGGCCAGGCATTTAAGTATTATCCCAATTTCTTTCCCGCAGAAGGCACAACCAGGGGAGAGAAGAATATCTCGTCTAAAGACTGGGTCCCGTTTTTTGAAGATTCTGAATTGAGCGAAATCACCACTGAGGACAATCAGGAAGCGCAACCTGCAAAGGAAAAGCTCAGAGGCAAGGGCGATGAGCCAAGTGTCTGGGATCAGAACACGATCAATCCAGCAGGCGGTGTCAATGCCAGTGCAACTACCGGAGCTGTGAAAATGCTGATTGAAAAATTTCTGTGCGAATGTCAGCAGAAGGGTGTGACTGTTGAGAATGCAGCTAAAGGCGTGGAATTTATCGTCAAAAGAGCAGGGCTTAACGGTGCTCAAAAACGTACAGTGGTCAATATGTTTTCGTCAGCTGACGATTATTCTGTGAAAGCTGTTGAAACTGCACTTGGTTTTTAGTTTTCCTGTGAATGAATAATAGGAGTGGAACATGCTGAAAATTCTGTTTCCCCTGTTTTTGCTGTTCTGCTTTAATGCTTATGCAGAAAAAGGTGTAGGCAAGCAGGACGGGTTCAGGGACTTCGACCTGGTCAAGGACGTGATCGAACCTCTGGCAGGAGATACCTATAATTGGGAAGAACTGCCGATCGACAAAGCCGTGGAAGTGTTGCAGACTGATTCGGACAAGGTCGTGGATTTCATCAAGCATTACAAAGTGGTCAACAATTCTCCGGAAGGACTGATCAAAATAATGGGTCTTGAGATGGCAGTTCAGGCTAAACCATTAAAAAAAGGGCAGCCTGCCGCTAAGGGTGCCTGGGACTGGGCCGCCAGTAAATTTTCCGGCTGGCTGGACACCAAATTCAAGCCGTCGCTTGGAAGCGGGATCAATCTTGGTTCAAGCACCCCTCAAATGAAAATCCATGCCACCATTAAAGGAGCTCTTAAAGCACAGGAATTGTCGGATCAGGCGATCCTGGACATTATCAGAGCTAATTTCGACGGTAAAGAGATCAGTAATTTTTACGCTTACGCAGACCAGCTGCCTGAATATGAGAGTAAACTTGATCCTGCGTTCAACAGGATTGTGGATGCGCTCGGCAAAGGTGCAGACATCGGGCCTGCTGAAAATGACGGCAGGATGAGTGCCCCGCGCGGCACAGTAGAAGCAAGCAATCAGGGGACTTCAGAAGTCACCCCTTGAACAAAAAAGAGAGCATTGAATATTGCCAAGTCTTGGACCAAACGCTGATTGTCAGGCCTAACAACCCGGAACATGAAGATGAGATTCATGATTTTCAAGACATTGCACACGAACAGAAATAACGCAGTTCAGATGAGTTACTTCGCAAAAGTATGTCCAACCCTTCAAATTGGGCAGCAGTCCGCTGCTCAATTACTCTGATTTCCAGGGATTGCCATACTCTATCCGGATTGATTTCAAGCATTTGGGGCACATGTAAACTCATTGAGTATTCATCGAGGACTTTTAATGCCTTTCAGAAGAAGTCTGATCGAGTCATCGGTTCTCCTGCTGCGGGTCTCTTCCTTTTTGGCGCAGATAATCCACTGGACGTAAGCTTTGCGGTTTGTAAAGGAGAGGCTGTCAAAGAGCTTTCTGGCTTCAGGACTGCTGCTGAGCCTTTCCATGAAAACATCAGGGATTTCAATTTCACGAGGCTGGTCGTCTCTGGTTATGACAACATGGATGGTTTCGCCAGGCTGCTTGCCGATTCTGCTCCGGATCACTTTCGTCAATCCGAGGCAGTGGCAGGCATGCCCCATTTTCGCCAGGGAACCTCGATACGCACAGCCGTCAAAAGTCGCCAGAATCTTGACCTGGCCTTTAGTGCCGAACTCTTTTTCCACATCATAGGGGAATTCAATGAAAGCGGCATCGATCTCATCGTGCTTCAGAATCACGGCATCGAATTCATAGATCGTCATAAACAAGCCTCCTGCAGTCCTTGATCGGGCACTACACTAATGCACAGGAACCCAAGCCGTTCCTGACTTTGCCATGCAGCCATTCAGTTGTTTTCTGATCCAGGCCTTCTGAAATCCTGGCTGCACAGATCAGGATCTTCCATTTTTCCAGCTCCGGTGGCGGCTCCGGATCCTGAAAATACTCTTCAAGATATCCTGTGATCGCATCACTGCAGAGCTGTCTGGCAGATTCATCGCTCAGGCATCCGGATTCCTCGATGAGTATGACTGTTCTCGCCACATCTGCCATCGGATTCCCTAT encodes:
- a CDS encoding YdeI/OmpD-associated family protein; translation: MTIYEFDAVILKHDEIDAAFIEFPYDVEKEFGTKGQVKILATFDGCAYRGSLAKMGHACHCLGLTKVIRSRIGKQPGETIHVVITRDDQPREIEIPDVFMERLSSSPEARKLFDSLSFTNRKAYVQWIICAKKEETRSRRTDDSIRLLLKGIKSPR